The sequence below is a genomic window from Synechococcus sp. PCC 7335.
GACTTCTTTGAGCGCTTTTTGGCCGATGTAGTCGCTAATGGCCCCTGGGCGAATACCCTCTTCGTTCCTTGATAGCTCTGTTGTTCTGGCCTCGCCTTTCAACAAGTCAGTTTTTACTGGAACGTTGCTCTTATCAGAAGCTGTTCCTGGCTGCGTTTGCTTTGACTGGGTAGGCGAAACTATCTTGCTATCTATCGATAGCCGCTTCTTTCTACCACCCTCTGAGGTCGAATGTTTTGAAGAGAAAATCGCCATAGAACAGCGCCAAGTGATACCCAAGTCTAGACAGATGTACTATAGCAGCTTACTCCAGAGTGATTTTTCTAACAGTCATAGCAGTCTAGCGAATGCCCCAGCAGCAGATGAGCCTCTAGCTTGATCCGATAGGGCTGTAGGTATCTTTTGGTTTTGTGCAGGTTGGTTAGCGTGCAGGTTGGTTAGCGCGCAGGCTAAGTATGGATAGCGATGCTTCAATGCAAGTGCCGCTACAATTCAATCACTACAACTGACTTATCATGGGACTTCGCTTAAGAAAAAAGATCAAGCTGCTACCAGGGGTATCTGTTGTCCTCTCTGATCTGGGTGTTTCTGCCAATATGAAGGCTGGCCCGCTGAGCTGGGACTCTATGCATCAAAGAGCCTCACTCAATCTGCCCGGGCCGCTTTCGTATCGGGTGAAGGCTGGCGCTAAAGGCCTGACGAAAGCGCAACTGCTGAGAATTGCGAAACGAGCTGGATTGGATGGCTGTTCTCAGCTTAAAAAGAAAGACATTCTAGAGTTGCTAAACCGTCGTGGCCTTGTGTAGGCAATCTTAGCCAGTTGTGGCACCTGAGCCGGCTATGTCACCTGAGCTAGCTATGACATCCAGTGATGACAAAATGCTTTTGCCACGAAAGTATCTATTTCAGCTTTTGTTTAGGGGCTACACCTGCTGAGCGAAAGACGTCCTTGATACTCGGATAGTTGTCTTCTAGGCCAAAGCTAGATGGTGTGACTGTGTTCTCGTAGGTAAAATGGCGATAGTCCATACAAAATCGATCCCATTCGGCCATGCGGATGTTGAAGACTTTGATAACGATGTCAGCTAGGGCAAAAGAGAGTGGAATTCGAAAGATAGGTGGTTTCCCAAGGTATGTAGCAATTTCTTCAACGATTTCGTTGGCGGTTTTAGCAGGGTTGCCAATGACGATTTCTCTACTCTCTTCTGCGCCAGGTGGATTGTCTACTAGATGGCGGACGACGTCGGCGATGTCTTTGGCGTGGATGTAGTGCAAGCTACCATCGGCACTGAGAAAGCGAATCAAGCTAATATACTTTGCGACTTCAGGCAGTCCCCCAGAAATGTGAGAGTAGGGCTTGGTCTCGCTGCCACCGAAGACTAGAGTAGGAAAAACGGTGGTGACTTTGGGCGTGATCGCCAACGCTTGCAGTTTCTGGTGGCAAATATATTTAGTACGCACATAGTCTGTCCCGATCTCACCTGCCTCTTTCAGCGGCGTATTGTCTCGATCGAGAATGCTGGCCGTCGAGAAATAAATCACCTGCTGACAACGTTCAACATCTAGCAAAGACATCGTCTCTAGCGTTTTTTCGACGTTGATTTCATAGCTTTCTTTCGGATCGCCCCACGAGGTTGCTACTAAGATCGCGGTGTCCATTGTCTTTAGCAAATCCGCGAACTGAGCGATCTCTCGCATATCGCCTTGGAGCACATGAATACCGGGGCGCTGGTCTACAGATACCTGTAGCTTAGCCGGATTGCGCATCATCAAAAACAGCTCATGATCCGTGTTTTCTATTAAGGTCTCTACCAGGTAATGGCCAATACAGCCACTCGCACCGGTGATGAAAATACGCATGAGTCATGTCGCTGAGAAAGCCTATTTATTCTGACATGAAAAAGCCCAAGACATTTGGTGCCGTGGGCCACTTGATTACTTGCAGAATTGAGAAGCTAACTCTTTAACTCCATCGATGTCTAACTCCATCGATGTCGTGATTTCTAAACAGCCGTCGCTAGTAGTTCGTTAACTTGCTTGCCTACCTCGAAGAAATACGCCCCATTTTCTTCGGGAGTGCCAGGCAGGATGCCGTGCCCAAGATTAAGGATGTGGCCTTTGCTACC
It includes:
- a CDS encoding NAD(P)-dependent oxidoreductase, which gives rise to MRIFITGASGCIGHYLVETLIENTDHELFLMMRNPAKLQVSVDQRPGIHVLQGDMREIAQFADLLKTMDTAILVATSWGDPKESYEINVEKTLETMSLLDVERCQQVIYFSTASILDRDNTPLKEAGEIGTDYVRTKYICHQKLQALAITPKVTTVFPTLVFGGSETKPYSHISGGLPEVAKYISLIRFLSADGSLHYIHAKDIADVVRHLVDNPPGAEESREIVIGNPAKTANEIVEEIATYLGKPPIFRIPLSFALADIVIKVFNIRMAEWDRFCMDYRHFTYENTVTPSSFGLEDNYPSIKDVFRSAGVAPKQKLK
- a CDS encoding DUF4236 domain-containing protein; this translates as MGLRLRKKIKLLPGVSVVLSDLGVSANMKAGPLSWDSMHQRASLNLPGPLSYRVKAGAKGLTKAQLLRIAKRAGLDGCSQLKKKDILELLNRRGLV